From Nitrosopumilus zosterae, the proteins below share one genomic window:
- the glyA gene encoding serine hydroxymethyltransferase, producing the protein MAKSQNREAYDKIFTKLKEHHKWFENSIPLIASENIPSPAVREAIISDFGNRYAEGWPGERVYAGCVYIDEVEFECMKLAKKLFKAKFADVRPISGVVANLAIYSAFTNPGDIMLAPSIPAGGHISHGKKEHFGTAGLVHGLEIEFYPFDAEEMTIDVDKTKQKIMELKKDSRLPKMAMFGGSLFLFPHPVKELSDFLKSYDIHINYDAAHVAGLIAGGKFQDPLREGADTMTMSTHKTLFGPQGGLVLGSEKHEEVIKKATFPGLTSSHHIHHMAGKAVTFAEALEFGKDYASAVIKNAKSLADALSDMGFKVLGENKGFTKSHQIAVNVLDYSDGGKVESDLEKANIIVNRQLIPGDIKAGRNYFHPGGIRLGVSEITRLGMKKNEMEEIASLIKNIVIEKKDPKKILSKVKSFRKNFQKVKFCFDNKLGAYEYVKLR; encoded by the coding sequence ATGGCCAAATCTCAAAATAGAGAAGCTTATGATAAAATTTTTACAAAATTAAAGGAACATCACAAATGGTTTGAAAATTCAATTCCATTAATAGCAAGTGAAAATATTCCAAGTCCTGCTGTACGTGAAGCAATCATTTCTGATTTTGGAAATAGGTATGCTGAAGGATGGCCCGGGGAGAGAGTCTATGCAGGTTGTGTGTACATTGATGAAGTAGAGTTTGAATGTATGAAATTAGCTAAAAAATTATTCAAAGCAAAATTTGCCGATGTAAGACCAATTTCAGGAGTAGTTGCAAATCTAGCAATATACTCTGCATTTACTAATCCTGGCGACATAATGTTAGCACCATCTATTCCTGCTGGAGGTCATATTTCACATGGTAAAAAAGAGCATTTTGGAACTGCTGGTTTAGTTCATGGATTAGAAATTGAATTCTATCCATTTGATGCAGAAGAAATGACAATTGACGTAGACAAGACCAAGCAAAAAATTATGGAGTTAAAAAAAGACAGTCGTCTTCCAAAAATGGCAATGTTTGGCGGTTCACTATTCTTGTTTCCACATCCTGTCAAAGAGTTATCAGATTTTCTAAAAAGTTACGACATTCACATTAATTATGATGCAGCTCATGTAGCAGGATTAATTGCAGGTGGCAAATTCCAAGATCCATTGCGTGAAGGTGCAGATACTATGACTATGAGTACTCATAAAACATTGTTTGGACCTCAAGGAGGTCTTGTTTTAGGTTCAGAGAAGCACGAAGAGGTTATTAAAAAAGCAACATTTCCAGGTCTTACAAGTAGTCACCACATTCACCATATGGCAGGAAAGGCAGTAACTTTTGCGGAAGCTTTAGAATTTGGAAAGGATTATGCATCTGCAGTAATAAAAAATGCAAAGTCATTAGCTGATGCGCTAAGTGATATGGGATTCAAAGTTTTAGGTGAAAACAAAGGATTTACAAAATCTCATCAGATTGCAGTTAATGTTTTAGATTATTCTGATGGCGGCAAGGTAGAATCTGATTTAGAAAAAGCTAACATTATTGTTAACAGACAACTGATTCCAGGAGATATCAAAGCTGGGCGAAATTATTTCCATCCAGGTGGAATTAGATTAGGAGTGTCTGAAATTACACGACTTGGAATGAAGAAAAATGAAATGGAGGAAATTGCATCTCTAATTAAAAATATTGTGATTGAGAAAAAAGATCCAAAGAAAATACTTTCAAAAGTTAAATCTTTCAGAAAGAATTTTCAAAAAGTTAAATTCTGTTTTGACAACAAGTTAGGGGCTTACGAATACGTTAAACTAAGATAG